A part of Mycolicibacterium sp. TUM20985 genomic DNA contains:
- a CDS encoding SGNH/GDSL hydrolase family protein: MATTRTTRIRRTAVAVLATASLVSACGDTARAPVPPGAGAPSVVTDETPQGGWTPGNGPTYVAMGDSAAAAPLVPPQAQPAGCLRSTNDYPSVLARHVEASAFTDVTCSGARTEHLASRSQSTLTGDVPPQLDAVTADTQLVTVTVGGNDVDLPTIAANCRRTSLDVQPCMPDLVTDGVDTISQAIDADADDWSDLVAAIRDKAPAARVIVVGYGTYVRPEGCFPDEPINPTDAAYFQAKIDELDGRLRRIAEDAGAEFFDTRALSVGHDICAAPEDRYIEGFAPVRPAAPLHPNGAGTQAVGSALADYVFAVPARR; encoded by the coding sequence ATGGCCACGACGCGGACGACCCGGATCCGCCGCACGGCGGTCGCCGTCCTCGCGACGGCATCGCTCGTCTCGGCCTGCGGGGATACCGCGCGGGCACCCGTCCCGCCGGGTGCCGGGGCACCGTCGGTGGTGACTGATGAGACACCGCAGGGCGGTTGGACTCCCGGCAACGGCCCCACCTACGTCGCGATGGGGGATTCGGCCGCGGCCGCGCCGCTGGTCCCGCCGCAGGCGCAGCCCGCCGGGTGCCTGCGGTCGACCAACGACTATCCGTCGGTCCTGGCCCGCCACGTCGAGGCGTCGGCCTTCACCGACGTGACGTGCAGCGGCGCGCGGACCGAGCACCTCGCGTCGCGCTCGCAGTCCACCCTCACCGGGGACGTGCCGCCGCAGCTGGACGCCGTCACCGCGGACACCCAGTTGGTGACGGTCACCGTCGGCGGCAACGACGTCGATCTGCCGACGATCGCCGCGAACTGCCGCCGGACGAGCCTGGACGTCCAGCCCTGCATGCCCGACCTGGTCACCGACGGCGTCGACACCATCTCCCAAGCCATCGACGCGGATGCCGACGACTGGTCGGACCTCGTGGCCGCCATCCGCGACAAGGCGCCGGCGGCGCGGGTGATCGTCGTCGGGTACGGCACGTACGTGCGGCCCGAGGGTTGTTTCCCCGACGAGCCGATCAATCCGACCGACGCCGCCTACTTCCAAGCGAAGATCGACGAGCTCGACGGACGGCTGCGACGGATCGCCGAGGATGCCGGCGCCGAATTCTTCGACACGCGCGCACTGTCGGTGGGCCATGACATCTGCGCCGCGCCGGAGGATCGCTACATCGAGGGCTTCGCCCCGGTTCGGCCCGCCGCGCCCCTACATCCCAATGGCGCGGGCACCCAGGCCGTCGGCTCCGCGCTCGCCGACTACGTCTTTGCGGTGCCTGCCAGGCGCTGA
- a CDS encoding wax ester/triacylglycerol synthase domain-containing protein: MVGEAGSVPLEPDDAHILSLESAVIMGHTLKLNVLEPAATPLDLDALRAAVLARLSAETRATQRVDTSATEPRWVEALDFDIRDHVRRQPSGDDLTRAGLWQAVSGLMAEHLDRAKPLWTFDVIGPLADGREAIAVRIHHAMADGIAAIGFLDAVLWDVRAATAVAPPRRVPPATSSRIGEARRMPSAVVRELGHLAGPSPLDRPVTGSRELAFTVAPLAEVKAIGASRPARATVNDVLLAIVGGGLHEWLGLGDAGRRRHGDVRAQIPVSLHHRDAEAQGPGNHDSFMNVDLHHRERDPLRRLDRIRADTSRCKDLDDADELYDFLHALGRVKYVGPAALRLANSPREFAVAISNVPGPSTPVSVAGRRVTQLFSSSEPAPHHALRISAISCAEEIGIGLCTDPLAFPDIARLADSIEASYLELRGAALGVRGD, encoded by the coding sequence GTGGTCGGCGAGGCTGGTTCCGTTCCGTTGGAGCCCGACGACGCCCACATCCTGAGCCTCGAATCGGCCGTCATCATGGGGCACACGCTGAAGCTCAATGTCCTCGAGCCGGCCGCGACGCCCTTGGACCTCGACGCGCTGCGGGCCGCTGTGCTCGCCCGCCTCTCGGCGGAGACCCGCGCCACCCAGCGAGTGGACACCTCGGCGACCGAGCCACGTTGGGTGGAGGCGCTCGACTTCGACATCCGCGATCACGTGCGCCGGCAACCCAGCGGGGACGACCTCACGCGGGCAGGCCTCTGGCAAGCGGTCAGCGGGTTGATGGCCGAGCATCTCGACCGCGCGAAACCGCTGTGGACGTTCGACGTGATCGGCCCGCTGGCCGACGGCCGCGAGGCGATCGCCGTGCGCATCCATCACGCGATGGCCGACGGGATCGCCGCCATCGGGTTCCTCGACGCCGTGCTCTGGGACGTTCGCGCCGCCACCGCGGTCGCGCCGCCGAGGCGTGTGCCTCCGGCCACGTCGAGCCGGATCGGCGAGGCGAGGCGAATGCCGTCGGCCGTGGTGCGCGAACTGGGTCACCTCGCCGGGCCGTCACCACTGGACCGGCCCGTCACCGGCTCACGCGAACTCGCCTTCACGGTCGCCCCCCTGGCGGAGGTGAAGGCCATCGGAGCGTCCCGACCCGCGCGCGCCACCGTGAACGACGTCCTGCTCGCGATCGTCGGCGGCGGGCTGCACGAGTGGCTAGGCCTCGGCGACGCGGGTCGACGTCGGCATGGAGACGTTCGCGCCCAGATTCCCGTCAGCCTGCACCACCGCGACGCCGAGGCGCAGGGGCCGGGCAACCACGACTCGTTCATGAACGTCGACCTGCACCATCGCGAGCGCGACCCGCTGCGGCGGCTGGATCGGATCAGGGCCGACACCAGTCGGTGCAAGGACCTCGACGACGCCGACGAGCTCTACGACTTCCTCCACGCGCTCGGCCGGGTCAAGTACGTCGGGCCCGCCGCACTCCGGTTGGCCAACAGCCCAAGGGAATTCGCGGTCGCCATCTCCAACGTGCCGGGGCCGTCGACGCCGGTCAGCGTCGCGGGCCGGCGGGTGACGCAGCTGTTCTCGTCGTCGGAGCCCGCGCCGCACCACGCGCTGCGCATCTCGGCGATCTCGTGCGCCGAGGAGATCGGGATCGGGCTGTGCACCGACCCGCTCGCCTTCCCGGACATCGCGCGACTGGCGGACAGCATCGAGGCGTCCTACCTGGAGCTGCGCGGGGCGGCCCTGGGAGTTCGTGGCGACTGA
- a CDS encoding LLM class flavin-dependent oxidoreductase translates to MSTRIGVIYRPDFHPDGLRAVASAAEAAGVDELWLWEDCFQQGGIAQVAVALASTERLTVGIGLIPAPLRNVTAAAMEFATLEAMFPGRSRIAVGHGVQSWMRQAGAAVASPLTLLREYTNALRSLLAGDTVSVEGRYVQLSDVRLEFVPERRPAILIGGTGPKTLRLAGEIADGVLVDSSYSTRTVHTALAHVADGRAAGGAGPFSTVMFVVCAPGNDADERLAAEAVRLEVPPGDPFGVGGAAGQIAAGMDPYVAAGVDDIALQPVGRLQDMAEFVAIAGQVRSLRG, encoded by the coding sequence GTGAGCACCCGCATCGGCGTCATCTACCGCCCGGACTTCCACCCCGACGGCCTGCGCGCGGTCGCGTCCGCAGCAGAGGCCGCGGGGGTCGACGAATTGTGGTTGTGGGAGGACTGCTTTCAACAGGGCGGCATCGCTCAGGTGGCCGTCGCGCTCGCCTCGACCGAACGACTGACCGTCGGGATCGGTCTGATTCCGGCCCCCCTGCGCAACGTCACCGCGGCCGCGATGGAGTTCGCCACGCTGGAGGCGATGTTCCCCGGCCGCAGCCGCATCGCCGTGGGCCACGGCGTCCAGAGCTGGATGCGACAGGCCGGGGCGGCGGTCGCCTCGCCGCTGACGCTGCTCCGGGAGTACACCAACGCCCTGCGGAGCCTGCTCGCCGGCGACACCGTCAGCGTCGAGGGCCGGTACGTCCAGCTGTCCGACGTCCGCCTCGAGTTCGTGCCCGAGCGTCGGCCCGCGATCCTGATCGGCGGCACCGGTCCGAAGACGCTGCGGCTGGCCGGCGAGATCGCCGACGGGGTCCTGGTGGACAGCAGCTATTCGACCCGGACGGTGCACACTGCGCTCGCGCACGTAGCCGACGGCCGGGCTGCGGGTGGCGCCGGACCCTTCAGCACGGTGATGTTCGTGGTGTGCGCCCCCGGGAACGACGCCGACGAACGCCTCGCCGCGGAAGCCGTCCGGTTGGAGGTGCCCCCCGGGGATCCGTTCGGCGTCGGCGGCGCCGCCGGGCAGATCGCCGCGGGTATGGACCCGTACGTCGCCGCCGGTGTGGACGACATCGCCTTGCAGCCGGTGGGTCGCCTGCAGGACATGGCCGAGTTCGTGGCGATCGCGGGCCAGGTGCGCTCGCTCAGAGGGTGA
- a CDS encoding vWA domain-containing protein — MTFQPALAPLVLIAVVVIVVVARIAALRRLPPAGRTRVALWRWAGLTGAILLLVVAAARPVLERGDESATRVADRDAPNVFLVVDRSPDMRVTDQADGASRMSLARNDVGALIDRYPGARVAVISFAARPALDWPLSVDTWSLRPVTSTLVPYASAPDAVSPTNAGAAGNMLRYQLIGAVQQYPRAKNLVFYLGAGAAESEVPPRDFNLPEGAVDGGAVLGYGTAAGGPIPGTAVTRSPLDEPALRGVADQIGVPYLTRNGAEPLASVLPDDAADVGASRPPSATDSAGRTELYWAPALLAAALVLVELYFVLREFRRTRLITADVNV, encoded by the coding sequence ATGACGTTCCAACCCGCCTTGGCGCCACTCGTGCTCATCGCCGTCGTCGTAATCGTCGTGGTGGCCCGCATCGCCGCCCTGCGCAGGCTGCCCCCGGCTGGCCGGACCAGGGTCGCGCTGTGGCGGTGGGCCGGCCTGACGGGTGCGATCCTGCTACTCGTCGTGGCTGCGGCACGGCCGGTCCTCGAGCGCGGTGACGAATCCGCCACCCGCGTCGCCGATCGTGATGCGCCCAACGTGTTCCTGGTCGTGGACCGCTCACCCGACATGCGGGTCACCGACCAGGCCGACGGTGCATCGCGAATGTCACTGGCTCGCAATGACGTCGGCGCGCTGATCGACCGGTACCCGGGGGCCCGCGTCGCCGTCATCTCCTTCGCGGCGCGCCCCGCGCTCGACTGGCCGCTATCGGTGGACACCTGGAGTCTGCGACCGGTGACGTCCACCCTCGTGCCCTACGCGTCGGCACCCGACGCGGTGTCCCCGACCAATGCGGGCGCCGCCGGGAACATGTTGCGCTATCAGCTCATCGGGGCGGTGCAACAGTATCCGCGGGCCAAGAATCTGGTCTTCTATCTCGGCGCCGGCGCAGCTGAGTCGGAGGTCCCGCCCCGCGACTTCAACCTGCCGGAAGGCGCGGTCGACGGCGGCGCCGTGCTGGGCTACGGCACGGCCGCGGGCGGTCCGATCCCCGGCACGGCCGTCACCCGGTCGCCGCTCGACGAACCTGCGCTGCGCGGCGTCGCCGATCAGATCGGCGTGCCATATCTGACGCGCAATGGCGCCGAACCGCTGGCGTCGGTGCTGCCGGACGACGCCGCCGACGTCGGTGCCTCCCGCCCGCCCTCGGCCACCGACTCCGCGGGCCGGACGGAACTCTATTGGGCACCGGCACTTCTGGCGGCCGCGCTGGTGCTCGTCGAGCTCTACTTCGTGCTGCGGGAGTTCCGCCGCACCCGCCTGATCACCGCGGACGTGAACGTATGA
- the hrpA gene encoding ATP-dependent RNA helicase HrpA, whose product MSEPSRGDLSELRARLDGLTIRDADRLRRRLRGVRGDDPHALAKIAEQVTTGEALVATRRAAVPEISYPDLPVSEMRHDIAKAIGEHQVVVIAGETGSGKTTQLPKICLELGRGIRGTIGHTQPRRLAARTVGQRIADELGVPLGEAVGYTVRFNDHASDRTLVKLMTDGILLAEIQRDRRLLRYDTLILDEAHERSLNIDFLLGYLRELLPRRPDLKVIVTSATIEPGRFAAHFGDAPIVEVSGRTYPVEIRYRPLEVVTRADDGSEDPDDPDHDVIRTEVRDQTEAIIDAVRELEAEPPGDVLVFLSGEREIRDTAEVLREAFSFTEVLPLYARLPTAEQQKVFAPSHSRRRVVLATNVAETSLTVPGIRYVVDPGMARISRYSRRTKVQRLPIEPISQASAAQRAGRSGRTAPGVCIRLYSEPDFELRPRYTDPEILRTNLAAVILQMAALGLGDIEDFPFLDPPDARSIRDGVQLLRELGAFDGDGAITDLGRRLAKLPLDPRVGRMILAADAEGCVREVLVLAAALSIPDPRERPTDHEEAARQKHARFADDFSDFSAYLNLWRYLGEQRKALSGSAFRRMCRTEYLHYLRIREWQDLAGQLRSIARDLGIRETDDPEPADPARVHAALLAGLLSHIGFREVDNKDSRDYQGARNSKFVLAPGSVLTKRPPRWVVVAELVETSRLFGRIAARIEPETVERVAGDLVQRTYSEPHWDARRGAVMGYERVTLYGLALVAHRRINYAQVDPAVARDLFIRHALVEGDWQTRHHFFRDNAALRTELAELEERARRRDLLVDDDEIYALYDARVPPEVVSSRHFDGWWKKQRHRTPDLLTFARDDLLRHDDDTDQPDTWEADDLSLPLTYRFAPGREDDGVTVHIPVQVLARLGGDEFAWHVPALREELITALIKSLPKDLRRNFVPAPDTARAVVGSIDPTAGPLLDELQRELRRRTGVLVPIAAFDLEKIPDHLRVTFAVEADDGTELARGKDLEALQERLAAPVRDAVADAFAGELEQRGLRAWPVGLDELPRVVETTGGGRAVRGYPALVDERTSVDVRVFATPAEQTAAMAPGTRRLLRLSVPSPTKSVEKSLDMRTRLMLGANPDGSLAALLDDCADAAVAVLAPKPVWTRAEFTALQSRVATAIAPTMQDILNRVERVLAALREVELALPAAPSPTQAEAIADIRAQLAALLPVGFVAATGGTHLLDLARYVTAVGRRLDRLPHGINADRDRMQRVHQLQQAYGEVVQALSQSRAAAEDVRDVARLIEEFRVSLWAQQLGTARPVSEQRIYRAIDAITRS is encoded by the coding sequence GTGTCCGAACCGTCCCGTGGCGATCTGAGCGAGCTCCGCGCCCGCCTCGATGGCCTCACGATCCGCGATGCCGACCGGTTGCGGCGTCGACTTCGTGGGGTGCGCGGGGACGATCCCCACGCCTTGGCCAAGATCGCCGAACAGGTCACGACGGGCGAGGCGCTGGTCGCCACCCGCCGTGCCGCAGTGCCCGAGATCAGCTACCCCGATTTGCCCGTGAGCGAGATGCGCCACGACATCGCCAAGGCCATCGGCGAACACCAGGTGGTCGTGATCGCCGGGGAGACCGGATCGGGCAAGACCACGCAGCTGCCGAAGATCTGCCTCGAGCTGGGCCGGGGCATCCGCGGGACCATCGGCCACACCCAACCGCGACGGCTCGCCGCCCGTACCGTCGGCCAGCGCATCGCCGACGAGTTGGGTGTCCCGCTCGGGGAGGCCGTCGGCTATACGGTCCGGTTCAACGATCACGCGAGTGACCGCACGCTCGTCAAGCTGATGACCGACGGCATCCTGCTCGCCGAGATCCAGCGGGACCGTCGGCTGTTGCGCTACGACACCCTGATCCTCGACGAGGCGCACGAACGCAGCCTGAACATCGACTTCCTGCTCGGCTATCTGCGCGAGCTGCTGCCACGACGGCCCGACCTGAAGGTGATCGTGACGTCGGCGACGATCGAACCCGGCCGATTCGCAGCCCACTTCGGAGATGCCCCGATCGTCGAGGTGTCGGGACGGACGTACCCCGTCGAAATCCGGTACCGCCCCTTGGAAGTCGTCACGCGTGCGGACGACGGTTCCGAGGATCCCGACGATCCGGACCATGACGTGATCCGCACGGAGGTCCGCGACCAGACCGAGGCGATCATCGACGCGGTGCGCGAACTGGAGGCCGAGCCGCCCGGTGACGTGCTGGTGTTCCTGTCCGGCGAGCGCGAGATCCGTGATACCGCAGAGGTATTGCGCGAGGCGTTCAGCTTCACCGAGGTGCTCCCGCTGTACGCGCGCTTGCCGACCGCGGAGCAGCAGAAGGTCTTCGCGCCATCACATTCGCGCCGCCGGGTGGTGCTGGCCACCAACGTCGCCGAGACGTCGTTGACGGTGCCGGGAATCCGCTACGTCGTCGACCCCGGGATGGCCCGCATCTCCCGCTACAGCCGCCGGACCAAGGTCCAGCGCCTGCCCATCGAACCGATCTCGCAGGCGTCGGCGGCCCAGCGCGCCGGCCGGTCGGGACGTACCGCGCCGGGTGTGTGCATCCGCTTGTACTCCGAACCCGACTTCGAATTACGGCCCCGCTACACCGATCCCGAGATCCTCCGCACCAACCTGGCCGCCGTCATCCTGCAGATGGCTGCACTCGGCCTCGGCGACATCGAGGACTTCCCCTTCTTGGACCCACCGGATGCACGCAGCATCCGCGACGGCGTGCAACTGCTCCGCGAGCTCGGCGCATTCGACGGCGATGGCGCGATCACCGACCTGGGCCGCCGGCTCGCCAAGCTTCCGCTGGATCCGCGCGTCGGTCGGATGATCCTCGCCGCCGATGCCGAGGGCTGCGTCCGCGAGGTGCTCGTGCTGGCCGCGGCGCTGTCGATCCCCGATCCGCGCGAGCGACCGACCGACCACGAGGAGGCCGCGCGCCAGAAGCACGCGCGGTTCGCCGACGACTTCTCCGACTTCAGTGCCTACCTGAATCTCTGGCGTTATCTAGGCGAGCAGCGAAAGGCCCTGTCGGGCAGTGCGTTCCGCCGCATGTGTCGCACGGAATACCTGCACTACCTGCGGATCCGTGAGTGGCAGGACCTGGCGGGTCAGCTGCGGAGCATCGCCCGCGACCTCGGCATCCGCGAGACCGACGATCCCGAACCCGCCGACCCGGCGCGGGTGCATGCCGCACTGCTCGCGGGTTTGTTGTCGCACATCGGCTTTCGCGAGGTGGACAACAAGGATTCCCGGGACTATCAGGGGGCACGCAACTCGAAGTTCGTCCTCGCGCCGGGATCGGTGCTCACCAAACGCCCACCGCGGTGGGTCGTCGTCGCCGAACTGGTCGAGACCAGTCGGCTGTTCGGCCGGATCGCGGCGCGCATCGAACCGGAAACGGTCGAACGCGTCGCGGGTGACCTCGTTCAGCGCACCTACAGCGAACCGCACTGGGACGCACGGCGCGGTGCGGTGATGGGCTACGAGCGGGTCACGCTGTACGGGCTGGCGCTGGTCGCGCACCGCCGCATCAACTACGCGCAGGTCGATCCGGCGGTCGCCAGGGACCTCTTCATCCGCCATGCCCTCGTCGAGGGTGACTGGCAGACCCGGCACCACTTCTTCCGCGACAACGCAGCGCTGCGAACCGAACTCGCCGAGCTGGAGGAACGCGCCCGCCGCCGCGACCTCCTCGTCGACGATGACGAGATCTACGCCCTCTACGACGCCCGCGTGCCACCGGAGGTGGTGTCGTCACGTCACTTCGACGGGTGGTGGAAGAAGCAACGGCACCGCACGCCGGATCTGCTGACCTTCGCCCGCGACGACCTCCTGCGCCACGACGACGACACGGATCAGCCGGACACCTGGGAGGCCGACGACCTGTCGCTGCCGCTGACGTACCGCTTCGCGCCGGGCCGAGAGGACGACGGTGTCACCGTGCACATACCGGTGCAGGTGCTCGCCCGTCTCGGCGGTGATGAGTTCGCCTGGCACGTCCCGGCATTGCGTGAAGAGCTGATCACCGCACTCATCAAGTCGCTCCCCAAGGACCTGCGACGGAACTTCGTACCGGCACCTGACACCGCGCGGGCCGTGGTCGGCTCGATCGACCCGACCGCCGGACCGCTGCTGGATGAATTGCAGCGGGAGCTGCGGCGCCGCACCGGCGTACTGGTCCCGATCGCGGCATTCGACCTCGAGAAGATCCCCGATCACCTGCGCGTGACGTTCGCCGTGGAGGCCGACGACGGCACCGAGCTGGCGCGCGGCAAGGATCTCGAGGCGCTGCAGGAGCGACTCGCCGCGCCGGTCCGCGACGCCGTCGCCGACGCCTTCGCCGGTGAGCTCGAGCAGCGGGGTCTTCGGGCGTGGCCGGTCGGTCTCGACGAGTTGCCGCGGGTGGTGGAGACCACCGGCGGTGGACGTGCCGTGCGGGGCTATCCGGCCCTGGTCGACGAACGCACCTCGGTAGACGTGCGGGTGTTCGCTACGCCGGCGGAACAAACGGCCGCGATGGCGCCGGGCACCCGTCGCCTCCTGCGGCTTTCGGTGCCGTCGCCGACCAAATCCGTTGAGAAGTCACTGGATATGCGCACGCGTCTGATGTTGGGCGCCAACCCGGACGGTTCACTCGCCGCGCTGCTGGACGACTGCGCCGACGCCGCGGTGGCGGTCCTCGCGCCGAAGCCGGTGTGGACCCGCGCCGAGTTCACCGCCCTGCAGAGCCGGGTGGCGACGGCCATCGCCCCGACGATGCAAGACATCCTCAACCGCGTCGAACGGGTGCTGGCGGCACTCCGCGAGGTCGAGCTCGCCCTGCCCGCCGCACCGTCACCGACCCAGGCGGAGGCCATCGCCGACATCCGTGCCCAGCTGGCCGCCTTGCTTCCGGTGGGCTTCGTCGCCGCCACCGGTGGCACGCATCTGCTGGATCTGGCGCGTTACGTGACGGCGGTCGGCCGACGCCTCGACAGGCTGCCGCACGGGATCAACGCCGACCGCGACCGGATGCAGCGGGTGCACCAGCTACAGCAGGCGTATGGCGAAGTGGTTCAGGCGCTTTCACAGTCGCGGGCGGCGGCCGAGGACGTGCGGGACGTCGCTCGTCTGATCGAGGAGTTCCGGGTCAGCCTGTGGGCCCAACAGCTGGGCACCGCGAGACCGGTCAGTGAGCAGCGCATCTACCGCGCCATCGATGCCATCACCCGGTCATAG
- a CDS encoding PHP domain-containing protein: MTLPADNHVHTQFSWDTGPVASMEDTCRRAVEVGLPAVAFTEHVDFTEWGECDRPPEGAQITARSRVQPVDVEGYLASIERCRDLFGELRILSGIEAGEPHHFEGSVTAVLRTGTFDRVLGSLHSIVHDGRLVFANRLFGTLPAHDVVRDYFGELLRLVEGSDVFEVLAHCDYPRRYWPAAREGTYREGDFEEEYRTVFRALAASDRPLEFNTASPLASTTLMRWWYEEGGGAVSFGSDAHVPLRVGDKFGIAVDVVEAAGFRPGRDEYDFWRR; this comes from the coding sequence GTGACCCTTCCCGCCGACAACCACGTGCACACGCAGTTCTCCTGGGACACCGGCCCGGTCGCCTCGATGGAGGACACCTGCCGTCGTGCCGTCGAGGTGGGTCTGCCCGCCGTCGCCTTCACCGAGCACGTCGACTTCACCGAATGGGGTGAGTGCGACCGCCCGCCGGAGGGCGCCCAGATCACAGCCCGTTCGCGCGTTCAGCCGGTCGACGTCGAGGGCTACCTCGCCAGCATCGAGCGGTGTCGCGACCTGTTCGGTGAACTCCGCATCCTCTCGGGCATCGAAGCCGGTGAGCCGCACCACTTCGAGGGCAGCGTCACCGCCGTCCTGCGAACGGGCACCTTCGACCGCGTGCTCGGGTCGCTGCACTCGATCGTGCACGACGGCCGGCTGGTCTTCGCCAATCGGCTGTTCGGCACGCTGCCCGCCCACGACGTCGTGCGGGACTACTTCGGCGAGCTGCTACGTCTCGTCGAGGGCTCCGACGTCTTCGAAGTGCTGGCGCACTGCGACTACCCCCGCCGCTACTGGCCCGCCGCGCGGGAGGGGACCTACCGGGAAGGCGACTTCGAGGAGGAGTACCGCACGGTGTTCCGTGCGCTCGCCGCGTCGGACCGGCCACTGGAGTTCAACACCGCCAGCCCGCTCGCGTCGACAACGTTGATGCGGTGGTGGTACGAGGAGGGCGGCGGTGCGGTGTCCTTCGGCAGCGACGCACACGTGCCCCTGCGGGTCGGAGACAAGTTCGGGATCGCGGTCGACGTGGTCGAGGCCGCGGGCTTCCGGCCCGGCCGTGACGAGTACGACTTCTGGCGGCGCTGA
- a CDS encoding MOSC domain-containing protein, producing MATVLTVNRTQVEADGDAPKTGIDKRPTRGALAVRAPGSKRGGLGSGIAGDVIGNRKLHGGDDQAVYAYAREDLDAWAARLDRELTNGMFGENFTTSGVDVTGAVIGERWRVGSDGVLLEVTSPRTPCKTFAKRLGITGWIKTFAHGDTPGGYLRVIEPGSVSGGDLVEVVERPAHGITVGFVYRALMVEPDLLPDILAADALPEAIKRAARRRAAT from the coding sequence GTGGCAACGGTATTGACGGTGAATCGAACGCAGGTCGAGGCGGACGGCGACGCCCCCAAGACGGGAATCGACAAGCGGCCGACCCGCGGTGCTCTCGCCGTCCGGGCACCGGGTTCCAAGCGCGGCGGGCTCGGCAGCGGGATCGCCGGCGACGTGATCGGCAACCGCAAGCTGCACGGCGGCGACGATCAGGCCGTCTACGCCTACGCCCGCGAGGATCTCGACGCGTGGGCGGCCCGACTGGACCGCGAGCTCACCAACGGCATGTTCGGCGAGAACTTCACCACGTCGGGCGTCGACGTGACCGGTGCGGTGATCGGTGAGCGCTGGCGCGTCGGCTCCGATGGCGTGCTGCTCGAGGTGACCAGCCCCAGGACACCATGCAAGACCTTCGCCAAGCGACTCGGAATCACCGGCTGGATCAAGACATTCGCACACGGCGATACGCCGGGTGGCTATCTGCGGGTGATCGAACCGGGATCCGTGTCCGGCGGAGACCTCGTCGAGGTGGTGGAACGTCCGGCGCACGGCATCACCGTCGGCTTCGTATACCGGGCGCTCATGGTCGAGCCGGACCTCCTGCCCGACATCCTCGCGGCGGACGCCCTCCCAGAGGCCATCAAACGAGCCGCTCGCCGCCGCGCGGCCACATAG
- a CDS encoding alpha/beta fold hydrolase, translating into MTLTHQDIEANGISIHTVSAGAGPLVLFCHGFPESWYSWRHQLEAVADAGFRAVAMDMRGYGRTSAPDDVGAYTMSHLVGDTVGVVAALGADEAVIVGHDWGAPVAWYSAVMRPDVFRAVAALSVPYTPPIGGFPPGLTMNDLMRAAAGDDRDYYRLYFQEPGVAEAEAEADLEHFVRGFLYTVSGDIVEDGVRESGWDGYFPMGERVIDQLVSPRQLPGWITEADVATYVEELSRKGIRGGLNWYRNLNALPTVLAPFVGAVIDQPSLYLAGEHDLIAGNTDDALDGMRADLPNLRGLKVFPGAGHWLQQERHVEVSAALVEFLQSL; encoded by the coding sequence GTGACACTCACTCACCAAGACATCGAGGCCAACGGAATCTCGATCCACACCGTATCGGCGGGTGCGGGCCCGCTGGTGCTGTTCTGCCACGGCTTTCCCGAATCCTGGTACTCCTGGCGCCACCAACTCGAGGCCGTGGCCGACGCGGGTTTCCGGGCGGTGGCGATGGACATGCGCGGGTACGGCCGGACCAGCGCGCCCGACGACGTCGGCGCGTACACGATGAGCCATCTGGTGGGTGACACGGTGGGCGTGGTCGCAGCCCTCGGCGCTGACGAGGCGGTCATCGTGGGCCACGACTGGGGTGCGCCCGTCGCCTGGTACAGCGCGGTGATGCGGCCCGACGTCTTCCGCGCCGTAGCAGCCCTCAGCGTGCCCTACACCCCGCCGATCGGCGGCTTCCCGCCCGGCCTGACGATGAACGATCTGATGCGGGCGGCGGCCGGTGACGACCGCGACTACTACCGGCTGTACTTCCAAGAGCCCGGCGTCGCCGAGGCCGAGGCGGAGGCCGACCTCGAGCACTTCGTCCGCGGCTTCCTGTACACCGTCAGCGGTGACATCGTCGAAGACGGTGTGCGCGAAAGCGGTTGGGACGGATACTTCCCCATGGGCGAGCGGGTCATCGACCAGCTGGTGTCACCTCGGCAGCTTCCCGGCTGGATCACCGAGGCCGACGTCGCCACCTACGTCGAGGAGTTGTCCCGCAAGGGGATTCGCGGCGGGCTCAACTGGTACCGCAACCTCAATGCGCTACCAACCGTTCTCGCACCGTTCGTCGGGGCGGTCATCGACCAACCGTCGCTCTACCTCGCCGGTGAGCACGATCTCATCGCGGGCAACACCGACGACGCGCTCGACGGCATGCGGGCCGACCTACCGAACCTGCGCGGGCTGAAGGTGTTCCCCGGCGCCGGGCACTGGTTGCAACAGGAGCGGCATGTGGAGGTCAGCGCGGCGCTGGTGGAGTTCCTGCAGTCGCTATGA